One Glycine max cultivar Williams 82 chromosome 4, Glycine_max_v4.0, whole genome shotgun sequence DNA segment encodes these proteins:
- the LOC100792159 gene encoding uncharacterized protein isoform X9, with amino-acid sequence MEATAAVATAAAVRGASLQMPPPSRKEWRAVAEHHHSARNPDDEELDNAKLGQSDERTIYEQGREPLDVDFCSITVDGALDNDILQQQLHNVVRQRQELLQMEIELKAQMIARTEIMEMRNTFDAQLKDHEQLCEREQTIHELERKIEEKDRELHSIKLDNEAAWAKQDLLREQNKELATFRMERDHSEAERAQHIKQIHDQQEHIQEKDRQLNELQEQHRVAQETIMFKDEQFREAQAWIARVREMDVFQSTTNQTLQAELRERTEQYNQLWMGFQRQFAEMERVHLHAIQQLQLELADARERSGTFNDDSRMSQINSKNNVTQFGQENGSQFDLNGSNASGGNNGLLPSESTANDGPFVSTGNASIQTEHVAGVPIAPSSLIVPPSYLPHSQVTALHPFVMHQQGVPNSVASHVPQSHVGHFHPVPSMSPVQQWQNHQSVSEGSQVPVQEHSSPSQTDQHLMRSDAKFSYEMSVNGKTLHRDYLDAHIQQGEEAQTMIFSATSETQVSQSVDKGQLVASHQDQSMQQISSQFSDALQLNSFEPNGEIKEQNSVTLSNNGPDDQVLLAEQASSAAIASSVTSHSVNHNEMIQNNSTDSVLSEVFTSSALTASTIAKTSEITLLDGKSLLACIVRTIPAGGRIRISSTLPNRLGKMLAPLHWHDYKRKYGKLDDFVASHPELFLIEGDYIQLREGAQKMVAATAAVAKVAAAAAAASTPYSSYMSTVAVTPMAQSHRMKKAPSNLGDDPLKMSVMQRQQTNGALSVAGGLSNVKILSKSKVSREMDGPESRVVQSSVQLPVGNGGSIDKSSMSSAQISGSANGRLVSSFASKQQTRATGAVYPSQR; translated from the exons ATGGAGGCCACGGCTGCCGTTGCCACTGCCGCCGCCGTGCGCGGTGCCTCGCTCCAGATGCCGCCTCCTTCGCGCAAAGAGTGGCGCGCTGTCGCCGAGCACCATCATTCTGCCCGAAACCCCGACGACGAG GAGTTAGACAATGCCAAACTAGGGCAATCAGACGAGAGAACCATATATGAG CAAGGAAGAGagcctcttgatgttgatttttgttcaataaCAGTGGATGGAGCTCTAGACAATGATATTTTGCAGCAACAGCTACATAATGTTGTTAGACAAAGACAAGAACTACTGCAAATGGAGATTGAACTAAAGGCTCAAATGATTGCTAGAACTGAGATAATGGAAATGCGAAACACCTTTGATGCTCAACTCAAGGACCAT GAGCAACTTTGTGAAAGGGAGCAGACAATTCATGAGCTTGAAaggaaaatagaagagaaagaCAGAGAGCTGCATTCTATTAAATTAGACAATGAAGCA GCATGGGCAAAACAAGACCTTCTCCGTGAGCAAAACAAAGAACTTGCAACATTCAG AATGGAGCGCGATCATTCAGAAGCTGAAAGAGCTCAGCATATAAAACAAATACACGATCAGCAAGAAcatattcaagaaaaagataggCAACTTAATGAGTTGCAGGAACAA CATAGGGTTGCTCAGGAGACCATTATGTTTAAAGATGAGCAGTTCAGAGAAGCCCAAGCATGGATAGCTCGTGTTCGTGAGATGGATGTTTTTCAATCAACAACAAATCAAACATTACAAGCTGAATTGAGAGAGCGCACAGAGCAATATAATCAGCTCTGGATGGGTTTTCAGAGACAG TTTGCAGAAATGGAAAGAGTTCATTTGCATGCTATTCAGCAACTACAGCTTGAACTGGCTGATGCAAGAGAGCGGAGTGGAACTTTCAATGATGATTCAAGAATGTcccaaattaattcaaaaaataatgtaaCTCAGTTTGGACAGGAAAATGGAAGCCAATTTGACTTGAATGGAAGCAATGCTTCGGGTGGAAATAATGGTCTCCTTCCAAGTGAAAGCACTGCTAATGATGGACCATTTGTATCTACAGGCAATGCATCAATCCAG ACTGAACATGTTGCTGGTGTTCCTATTGCTCCATCATCTCTAATTGTCCCACCTTCATACCTCCCACACAGCCAAGTAACTGCATTGCATCCATTTGTTATGCATCAACAAGGAGTTCCCAATTCAGTTGCATCACATGTTCCTCAATCACATGTTGGGCATTTTCACCCAGTGCCGTCAATGTCACCTGTGCAGCAGTGGCAAAATCATCAG TCTGTGTCAGAGGGTTCACAGGTACCTGTACAGGAACATTCTTCACCATCTCAAACTGATCAACATTTGATGAGATCAGATGCTAAGTTTAGCTATGAAATGTCTGTTAATGGGAAAACTCTTCATAGAGACTATCTGGATGCTCACATCCAGCAAGGTGAGGAGGCACAAACCATGATTTTTTCAGCTACCAGTGAAACACAG GTTTCTCAGTCAGTGGATAAGGGTCAACTTGTTGCTTCCCATCAAGATCAAAGCATgcaacaaatttcttcacagTTCTCTGATGCTTTACAATTGAACTCTTTTGAACCAAATGGTGAAATCAAG GAGCAGAATTCTGTGACATTATCTAATAATGGACCTGACGACCAAGTTTTATTGGCTGAGCAAGCGAGTTCTGCTGCAATTGCATCATCTGTCACAAGCCATTCAGTTAATCATAATGAAATGATTCAGAACAATTCTACTGATTCTGTTTTGTCTGAAGTGTTCACCTCTTCTGCGTTGACAGCTTCAACAATTGCAAAGACATCAGAGATTACTCTCCTCGATGGAAAATCATTATTAGCTTGTATTGTTCGCACTATTCCAGCTGGTGGCCGAATTCGAATTAGTTCAACG CTCCCTAATAGGCTGGGCAAGATGCTTGCACCTCTACATTGGCACGATTACAAAAGGAAGTATGGGAAGCTGGATGATTTTGTGGCTAGCCATCCTGAA TTATTCTTGATTGAGGGTGACTATATTCAGCTCCGTGAAGGTGCACAGAAAATGGTTGCTGCAACTGCAGCAGTTGCCAaagttgctgctgctgctgctgctgcatcAACTCCTTATTCTTCATACATGTCCACTGTGGCTGTTACACCAATGGCTCAATCTCATCGCATGAAAAAGGCTCCTTCAAATCTGGGGGATGATCCTTTAAAAATGTCAGTTATGCAGCGTCAGCAAACTAATGGTGCACTCAGTGTTGCTGGTGGTCTTTCAAATGTCAAAATTTTGAGTAAATCTAAGGTTTCTCGGGAAATGGACGGCCCTGAAAGTAGGGTTGTGCAGTCTTCTGTACAATTACCTGTTGGCAATGGTGGAAGCATTGACAAATCAAGTATGAGCAGTGCCCAAATCTCAGGCTCAGCAAATGGAAGGCTAGTCTCAAGCTTTGCTTCTAAACAGCAGACCAG GGCAACTGGTGCTGTGTACCCTTCTCAAAGATA
- the LOC100792159 gene encoding uncharacterized protein isoform X6, translating to MEATAAVATAAAVRGASLQMPPPSRKEWRAVAEHHHSARNPDDEELDNAKLGQSDERTIYEQGREPLDVDFCSITVDGALDNDILQQQLHNVVRQRQELLQMEIELKAQMIARTEIMEMRNTFDAQLKDHVSNANKFQEQLCEREQTIHELERKIEEKDRELHSIKLDNEAAWAKQDLLREQNKELATFRMERDHSEAERAQHIKQIHDQQEHIQEKDRQLNELQEQHRVAQETIMFKDEQFREAQAWIARVREMDVFQSTTNQTLQAELRERTEQYNQLWMGFQRQFAEMERVHLHAIQQLQLELADARERSGTFNDDSRMSQINSKNNVTQFGQENGSQFDLNGSNASGGNNGLLPSESTANDGPFVSTGNASIQTEHVAGVPIAPSSLIVPPSYLPHSQVTALHPFVMHQQGVPNSVASHVPQSHVGHFHPVPSMSPVQQWQNHQSVSEGSQVPVQEHSSPSQTDQHLMRSDAKFSYEMSVNGKTLHRDYLDAHIQQGEEAQTMIFSATSETQSVDKGQLVASHQDQSMQQISSQFSDALQLNSFEPNGEIKEQNSVTLSNNGPDDQVLLAEQASSAAIASSVTSHSVNHNEMIQNNSTDSVLSEVFTSSALTASTIAKTSEITLLDGKSLLACIVRTIPAGGRIRISSTLPNRLGKMLAPLHWHDYKRKYGKLDDFVASHPELFLIEGDYIQLREGAQKMVAATAAVAKVAAAAAAASTPYSSYMSTVAVTPMAQSHRMKKAPSNLGDDPLKMSVMQRQQTNGALSVAGGLSNVKILSKSKVSREMDGPESRVVQSSVQLPVGNGGSIDKSSMSSAQISGSANGRLVSSFASKQQTRATGAVYPSQR from the exons ATGGAGGCCACGGCTGCCGTTGCCACTGCCGCCGCCGTGCGCGGTGCCTCGCTCCAGATGCCGCCTCCTTCGCGCAAAGAGTGGCGCGCTGTCGCCGAGCACCATCATTCTGCCCGAAACCCCGACGACGAG GAGTTAGACAATGCCAAACTAGGGCAATCAGACGAGAGAACCATATATGAG CAAGGAAGAGagcctcttgatgttgatttttgttcaataaCAGTGGATGGAGCTCTAGACAATGATATTTTGCAGCAACAGCTACATAATGTTGTTAGACAAAGACAAGAACTACTGCAAATGGAGATTGAACTAAAGGCTCAAATGATTGCTAGAACTGAGATAATGGAAATGCGAAACACCTTTGATGCTCAACTCAAGGACCATGTTAGTAATGCCAACAAGTTTCAG GAGCAACTTTGTGAAAGGGAGCAGACAATTCATGAGCTTGAAaggaaaatagaagagaaagaCAGAGAGCTGCATTCTATTAAATTAGACAATGAAGCA GCATGGGCAAAACAAGACCTTCTCCGTGAGCAAAACAAAGAACTTGCAACATTCAG AATGGAGCGCGATCATTCAGAAGCTGAAAGAGCTCAGCATATAAAACAAATACACGATCAGCAAGAAcatattcaagaaaaagataggCAACTTAATGAGTTGCAGGAACAA CATAGGGTTGCTCAGGAGACCATTATGTTTAAAGATGAGCAGTTCAGAGAAGCCCAAGCATGGATAGCTCGTGTTCGTGAGATGGATGTTTTTCAATCAACAACAAATCAAACATTACAAGCTGAATTGAGAGAGCGCACAGAGCAATATAATCAGCTCTGGATGGGTTTTCAGAGACAG TTTGCAGAAATGGAAAGAGTTCATTTGCATGCTATTCAGCAACTACAGCTTGAACTGGCTGATGCAAGAGAGCGGAGTGGAACTTTCAATGATGATTCAAGAATGTcccaaattaattcaaaaaataatgtaaCTCAGTTTGGACAGGAAAATGGAAGCCAATTTGACTTGAATGGAAGCAATGCTTCGGGTGGAAATAATGGTCTCCTTCCAAGTGAAAGCACTGCTAATGATGGACCATTTGTATCTACAGGCAATGCATCAATCCAG ACTGAACATGTTGCTGGTGTTCCTATTGCTCCATCATCTCTAATTGTCCCACCTTCATACCTCCCACACAGCCAAGTAACTGCATTGCATCCATTTGTTATGCATCAACAAGGAGTTCCCAATTCAGTTGCATCACATGTTCCTCAATCACATGTTGGGCATTTTCACCCAGTGCCGTCAATGTCACCTGTGCAGCAGTGGCAAAATCATCAG TCTGTGTCAGAGGGTTCACAGGTACCTGTACAGGAACATTCTTCACCATCTCAAACTGATCAACATTTGATGAGATCAGATGCTAAGTTTAGCTATGAAATGTCTGTTAATGGGAAAACTCTTCATAGAGACTATCTGGATGCTCACATCCAGCAAGGTGAGGAGGCACAAACCATGATTTTTTCAGCTACCAGTGAAACACAG TCAGTGGATAAGGGTCAACTTGTTGCTTCCCATCAAGATCAAAGCATgcaacaaatttcttcacagTTCTCTGATGCTTTACAATTGAACTCTTTTGAACCAAATGGTGAAATCAAG GAGCAGAATTCTGTGACATTATCTAATAATGGACCTGACGACCAAGTTTTATTGGCTGAGCAAGCGAGTTCTGCTGCAATTGCATCATCTGTCACAAGCCATTCAGTTAATCATAATGAAATGATTCAGAACAATTCTACTGATTCTGTTTTGTCTGAAGTGTTCACCTCTTCTGCGTTGACAGCTTCAACAATTGCAAAGACATCAGAGATTACTCTCCTCGATGGAAAATCATTATTAGCTTGTATTGTTCGCACTATTCCAGCTGGTGGCCGAATTCGAATTAGTTCAACG CTCCCTAATAGGCTGGGCAAGATGCTTGCACCTCTACATTGGCACGATTACAAAAGGAAGTATGGGAAGCTGGATGATTTTGTGGCTAGCCATCCTGAA TTATTCTTGATTGAGGGTGACTATATTCAGCTCCGTGAAGGTGCACAGAAAATGGTTGCTGCAACTGCAGCAGTTGCCAaagttgctgctgctgctgctgctgcatcAACTCCTTATTCTTCATACATGTCCACTGTGGCTGTTACACCAATGGCTCAATCTCATCGCATGAAAAAGGCTCCTTCAAATCTGGGGGATGATCCTTTAAAAATGTCAGTTATGCAGCGTCAGCAAACTAATGGTGCACTCAGTGTTGCTGGTGGTCTTTCAAATGTCAAAATTTTGAGTAAATCTAAGGTTTCTCGGGAAATGGACGGCCCTGAAAGTAGGGTTGTGCAGTCTTCTGTACAATTACCTGTTGGCAATGGTGGAAGCATTGACAAATCAAGTATGAGCAGTGCCCAAATCTCAGGCTCAGCAAATGGAAGGCTAGTCTCAAGCTTTGCTTCTAAACAGCAGACCAG GGCAACTGGTGCTGTGTACCCTTCTCAAAGATA
- the LOC100792159 gene encoding uncharacterized protein isoform X3 → MEATAAVATAAAVRGASLQMPPPSRKEWRAVAEHHHSARNPDDEELDNAKLGQSDERTIYEQGREPLDVDFCSITVDGALDNDILQQQLHNVVRQRQELLQMEIELKAQMIARTEIMEMRNTFDAQLKDHVSNANKFQEQLCEREQTIHELERKIEEKDRELHSIKLDNEAAWAKQDLLREQNKELATFRMERDHSEAERAQHIKQIHDQQEHIQEKDRQLNELQEQHRVAQETIMFKDEQFREAQAWIARVREMDVFQSTTNQTLQAELRERTEQYNQLWMGFQRQFAEMERVHLHAIQQLQLELADARERSGTFNDDSRMSQINSKNNVTQFGQENGSQFDLNGSNASGGNNGLLPSESTANDGPFVSTGNASIQTEHVAGVPIAPSSLIVPPSYLPHSQVTALHPFVMHQQGVPNSVASHVPQSHVGHFHPVPSMSPVQQWQNHQSVSEGSQVPVQEHSSPSQTDQHLMRSDAKFSYEMSVNGKTLHRDYLDAHIQQGEEAQTMIFSATSETQVSQSVDKGQLVASHQDQSMQQISSQFSDALQLNSFEPNGEIKEQNSVTLSNNGPDDQVLLAEQASSAAIASSVTSHSVNHNEMIQNNSTDSVLSEVFTSSALTASTIAKTSEITLLDGKSLLACIVRTIPAGGRIRISSTLPNRLGKMLAPLHWHDYKRKYGKLDDFVASHPELFLIEGDYIQLREGAQKMVAATAAVAKVAAAAAAASTPYSSYMSTVAVTPMAQSHRMKKAPSNLGDDPLKMSVMQRQQTNGALSVAGGLSNVKILSKSKVSREMDGPESRVVQSSVQLPVGNGGSIDKSSMSSAQISGSANGRLVSSFASKQQTRATGAVYPSQR, encoded by the exons ATGGAGGCCACGGCTGCCGTTGCCACTGCCGCCGCCGTGCGCGGTGCCTCGCTCCAGATGCCGCCTCCTTCGCGCAAAGAGTGGCGCGCTGTCGCCGAGCACCATCATTCTGCCCGAAACCCCGACGACGAG GAGTTAGACAATGCCAAACTAGGGCAATCAGACGAGAGAACCATATATGAG CAAGGAAGAGagcctcttgatgttgatttttgttcaataaCAGTGGATGGAGCTCTAGACAATGATATTTTGCAGCAACAGCTACATAATGTTGTTAGACAAAGACAAGAACTACTGCAAATGGAGATTGAACTAAAGGCTCAAATGATTGCTAGAACTGAGATAATGGAAATGCGAAACACCTTTGATGCTCAACTCAAGGACCATGTTAGTAATGCCAACAAGTTTCAG GAGCAACTTTGTGAAAGGGAGCAGACAATTCATGAGCTTGAAaggaaaatagaagagaaagaCAGAGAGCTGCATTCTATTAAATTAGACAATGAAGCA GCATGGGCAAAACAAGACCTTCTCCGTGAGCAAAACAAAGAACTTGCAACATTCAG AATGGAGCGCGATCATTCAGAAGCTGAAAGAGCTCAGCATATAAAACAAATACACGATCAGCAAGAAcatattcaagaaaaagataggCAACTTAATGAGTTGCAGGAACAA CATAGGGTTGCTCAGGAGACCATTATGTTTAAAGATGAGCAGTTCAGAGAAGCCCAAGCATGGATAGCTCGTGTTCGTGAGATGGATGTTTTTCAATCAACAACAAATCAAACATTACAAGCTGAATTGAGAGAGCGCACAGAGCAATATAATCAGCTCTGGATGGGTTTTCAGAGACAG TTTGCAGAAATGGAAAGAGTTCATTTGCATGCTATTCAGCAACTACAGCTTGAACTGGCTGATGCAAGAGAGCGGAGTGGAACTTTCAATGATGATTCAAGAATGTcccaaattaattcaaaaaataatgtaaCTCAGTTTGGACAGGAAAATGGAAGCCAATTTGACTTGAATGGAAGCAATGCTTCGGGTGGAAATAATGGTCTCCTTCCAAGTGAAAGCACTGCTAATGATGGACCATTTGTATCTACAGGCAATGCATCAATCCAG ACTGAACATGTTGCTGGTGTTCCTATTGCTCCATCATCTCTAATTGTCCCACCTTCATACCTCCCACACAGCCAAGTAACTGCATTGCATCCATTTGTTATGCATCAACAAGGAGTTCCCAATTCAGTTGCATCACATGTTCCTCAATCACATGTTGGGCATTTTCACCCAGTGCCGTCAATGTCACCTGTGCAGCAGTGGCAAAATCATCAG TCTGTGTCAGAGGGTTCACAGGTACCTGTACAGGAACATTCTTCACCATCTCAAACTGATCAACATTTGATGAGATCAGATGCTAAGTTTAGCTATGAAATGTCTGTTAATGGGAAAACTCTTCATAGAGACTATCTGGATGCTCACATCCAGCAAGGTGAGGAGGCACAAACCATGATTTTTTCAGCTACCAGTGAAACACAG GTTTCTCAGTCAGTGGATAAGGGTCAACTTGTTGCTTCCCATCAAGATCAAAGCATgcaacaaatttcttcacagTTCTCTGATGCTTTACAATTGAACTCTTTTGAACCAAATGGTGAAATCAAG GAGCAGAATTCTGTGACATTATCTAATAATGGACCTGACGACCAAGTTTTATTGGCTGAGCAAGCGAGTTCTGCTGCAATTGCATCATCTGTCACAAGCCATTCAGTTAATCATAATGAAATGATTCAGAACAATTCTACTGATTCTGTTTTGTCTGAAGTGTTCACCTCTTCTGCGTTGACAGCTTCAACAATTGCAAAGACATCAGAGATTACTCTCCTCGATGGAAAATCATTATTAGCTTGTATTGTTCGCACTATTCCAGCTGGTGGCCGAATTCGAATTAGTTCAACG CTCCCTAATAGGCTGGGCAAGATGCTTGCACCTCTACATTGGCACGATTACAAAAGGAAGTATGGGAAGCTGGATGATTTTGTGGCTAGCCATCCTGAA TTATTCTTGATTGAGGGTGACTATATTCAGCTCCGTGAAGGTGCACAGAAAATGGTTGCTGCAACTGCAGCAGTTGCCAaagttgctgctgctgctgctgctgcatcAACTCCTTATTCTTCATACATGTCCACTGTGGCTGTTACACCAATGGCTCAATCTCATCGCATGAAAAAGGCTCCTTCAAATCTGGGGGATGATCCTTTAAAAATGTCAGTTATGCAGCGTCAGCAAACTAATGGTGCACTCAGTGTTGCTGGTGGTCTTTCAAATGTCAAAATTTTGAGTAAATCTAAGGTTTCTCGGGAAATGGACGGCCCTGAAAGTAGGGTTGTGCAGTCTTCTGTACAATTACCTGTTGGCAATGGTGGAAGCATTGACAAATCAAGTATGAGCAGTGCCCAAATCTCAGGCTCAGCAAATGGAAGGCTAGTCTCAAGCTTTGCTTCTAAACAGCAGACCAG GGCAACTGGTGCTGTGTACCCTTCTCAAAGATA